From the Corythoichthys intestinalis isolate RoL2023-P3 chromosome 6, ASM3026506v1, whole genome shotgun sequence genome, the window TActgttttcattgccatgaaactGAACGCACcctaagtcttggatgacaaataaacagagcagagtagactcgctacggctgctagtttcttcaatttattcaaagtaagtaacgcaccgcttttgaccgtcagtaacggtaacggcgttgtaaaggcggaaaaaataattagttagattaccccgttattgaaaaaataacggcgttatttataacgacgttattcccaacactgcctaTGCGACATAGGCTATGCCGCAACTTGATGTAAGCAAATGTACAACTGAATATGTGGCAATAACTGATCTTCTCCTTTTACAACTGGTTGTTGCTCTGATTCGATCTGGCACAGTCCCAGTAAGAAGATAATGGGTTGAGGAAGCAAGATGGTGTTCCAAAAGCAATGTCTCCATTGTTGCTTGCTACCACTGCATTTGTAAAGTTGCAGTAATTTCCACTGTGCTCCATGAGCTGTGAAACCTCCTGCGCTGAATGATGAAGCATTATGTGCAgcgtattattattaaatatcatGTACagtagaaatatatttttagactCACTTTTTGATTCTTTTACATCCCTATTCCTGACTGTTTTCGTGACATCAGTCCTTTCCTCTGGTGAATGCCACACTCCGATCGTCTTCGAAATGTCACCCCTGTGTTGACATAAAACAATCAACTTATCAATGAGTCCAGTTGTACCCGTAATTAGGTATTCAGTGCTACTAACCAATCCTGTGTGTCTGTTGTTCTGAAGCCTTTAGCAAATGGGTTGCTGGCTATCTTCAGCTGAGTGATCTGGCAGAGATATAGATTAGATTTTTCAGTAATAGACGACAAAGAAAAGTCCAATAATGCTGTGAAATATTTGACTCCAAGCAAGAGTTGGTGTACCTACCCTGTGGTTTTGATAGGCAGTGACTGCCATGAAGCGTGTCTCCGGAAAGGAGAAGGAGCAAAAGTTTCTGTGGGCATTTAAATGGCTGTTGGGCGCTCTATCCACATATACGACGTGAAAACGTGGCTGGTAGCGATGCATAGAATTCAGTATCATCTGGCGGGTAAAAGGAGAAAATTACCTTGAAAGTTGGACTTGTATAATTTGAATCCAAATTTCAGCATTTTAAATACAATGACTCAAACGGACATGCCCATTGTCATCAAGCAGGTTGTTGGTCAACTTGAGAGTATCAAAGGACACAGTCTGCTTCATCCACTGGGCTCCACGAGCTGGTGAGTCCGGGTGGAAGTGCATACGGCTTGGAGCCGCGATATCTGCTCGACCGGCCACTAACCATGATGAGCTGTGGAAAGCATATCTGACACATACTGCCACAGATTAGAATCAAAATCACATGAATTTGCAAATGGGCAGAAGAGAATCATTTTATTGTTCTCAAACACATAATATTTTTCAGGTAAGATTTACCTGTATCTTTTATCATCTACAGGAATAAAGTCCATGAGCAGAACATATTCAGAAGCAGGATCCATTCCTGAGATTCGTACCTGGAATGTTGGAAACATTCTCCTGCGGTTTTTGATCAGAAAAAGGGATCACAGGGAATTTCAAATAGAATCAAGAAGTATAAGCATATGACTCTTACCTTCCGGCCTTGGTGACGATCATTTCAGTGCCTAGTTGATCAAActgttgccagagtgaatgcatCTCCAGTTGAACCCTGACCCTACTGACTGGCGGGACCTTAATGCTGGGTAATAATAGACCATTTGTGCAACAACCTGAAGATAATTTAGAGCCCAAACCTGAAGGGACAAAATGATATGTTAATTATTATCACATTAATATCTGCTTTGTTTGTTCAGACCTACCATTACTTATCTGCGAAGACATTCTCATAAAGATTGACGTCAGTATTGTATacagtctttttttccccccacaattTTTGTCTGTCTGGTTGCAGCTCTTTCCCTTACATCGAGATGAACAGCGTGCCAAAACAATGTagcgttgaataaaaaaatgttaattcccTTCCAAATGCACATCCCAGCGTTTGTGAGAAAATAATGATAGTGCAAGCAGGCTTTATACATCTTGTGACTCTCGCTGGGGACCACAGTGCCTTCCTCATCCATTATAATATACATAACGCCTCTGACATGCAGCAGTCACAGCTGCACACAGGCATGTAGCCCCAAGACCTGTCTTTATTAGACTGCAAATTAAACGCacctcttttttttgtttgtttgttcacaCAAACGTGCACCTTGAAACCGTGTTTAGGTTAAATACTATTTAACTTATGCCAAAGCCTAAATGTTGGCAAGAAGCACAGTATTAACTTTCAAACAAGCTTCTAGTTAATTAGTGTGAACAGATGGATGGAAATAAATTGGTGCTATTCTTCTAAAGTTAATTTTCATAATTCAGCTGATTCTACCGCCACTAATTCTTTACAATTCATTGAAATAACTATTAAAGTCAGGATTTGGTTCGTTGTTGTTTTTCCCTCCTTGCAATGTGCATGTATATGCGTGTGTGTGCACACACACGAGACTAGAATTTGGTAGTGTTGAAGGTTTTAAGCCTGCGGGGTGTTTAGTACCCTAATAAAGAACATACTGAAATTTGTCAATTGACCAGGTCATGTTGAGGATTAATCAGCTCATTAATCACAGCTCACAGCTTTGTGATCAACAATGAGGCTGTCTGTATGACCTTAGAGAGgagaaaaggacacaatgttacatTTCTGAAAATGTTTCAACGGGAGAAAGTATGGgattgtacagtacactctgcaTGGTACAATACAACCTTCTGGATGGCTGTTTTTGTTCTTTGCATTGACACTGTGTGCGTGTCAAAAGTGGAGCTCTAAAACGTAATAGACCACTACAACGGGCAAAGGATTTGAAGGAGAAAAAGGCACCAGCTTGCATGCAGGTTTCACTATTGAATATTATGATGAGGGAAAGAGAATTTGTGCCAgccattttacatttttttaaaggacAGAAAAGGTTTTGATCAAATGCATCCTAGCAGAAAGAATCTCTCTtcacaatttggaaaaaaaagtaggcAAAACAGTCAGAGTCAGATATTATCAAATACCAGTACTATTTTAACCAATCAAATATGAGTATCTCAGATTGTCCCGCCTACTCGTCGAATACCTGTGCTATCTGCCGTGAATGGCTTGTACACGCTTTGATGGACCGAGGCAGTGAAAAAGGCTTTGTCTGAGTCTCAGGCAGTGAAATGAGAAAGACGGAGACATACTGTATTGCACAGGTACAGACACTATATGATGTGTGCCTTTTTTAAGGCTGCAAGTGTATCAGCGTTTAAGTGCTGTACGCACGTTGCGTGGCTGAAGTCATGTTTGTCACACAAGAGCTGCTCTCAAAAGCAGtgtcattttatgtgttttacatttgttttttgtCTAACGTCGATCAGAGTTctgagtttctgctcttgcacccctctttaaaataaattgctgtatttgaagccaaaagaactgttgtgtttgatagaacaatatatctacatgctgccatagcagtttcatggcgcattatgcccctggactatttttattttgtctgtTTTATCCTGGAGACCTCTGTTTACGGACACcgcacaaccacttttgtttcaacccagctatagaaagaaggtaagtaattatatttattattcaaaatgtcatttatagcttagaaacattaattgatgtttaatatttagttaaaaaaaaaagactttaagaaATTATtcgctcgcatattttaaacttttaaacaaattacgtcacaaagaaaaaaatagtgtctgtaaataggtcacgaatatctacctcataattatcataatatttttttgttactgttgcattttcgccgatattttagatgacaaatgatggatccaaacaaagaaaaggaaaaaaagaaacgtttaaaagggtaaatatttgaaaaagaaaatctctcgTTATATTACCGCGTTtcgcccataaaatccccacaaagtccggctgtggccattcatagctgtgccttgacactcggtgatacagtttatcacaaaagtgagtacacccctcgcatttctgcagatatttaagtatatcttttcatgggatatcactgacaaaatgatactttgacacaatgaaaagtagtaagtgtgcagcttatataatagagttgatttattttcccatcAACatacctcaaaatatagccattaatatctgaacccctggcaacaaaagtgagtataccccttagaaactacgtgcaTCCCtggatgtccaaattgagtactacttgtcattttccctccaaaatatctcgttacaggagtgctgttagcattgctacagagattgaagaggtgggggggtcagcctgtagtGCTCAgagcatacgccgcactctccatcaaattggtgtgcatgactgtcaccccaggaggaagcctgttCTGAACACGGTAAACAAGAaaacctgcaaacagtttgctgaagacatgtcaacaaagcacatggattactgaaaccatgtcttatggtctgatgagaccggtacttttctttgtggcaaagtgtcattttgtcagtgctgtcccatgaaaaggtatggcggaaaacacttaggtgacttgaagttccgctcagagacccccaatttgtccaaatttcaaaattgtccgatttgcacgtgtgatacatcattggaaagcttaaaatctcagttttctgggggggggggggattctgaacaggagggcattttaaaaaaaaatttgtaaacagcaaaaccctaactggaggcgaaagcacgtgagagcagaattaaggacgccacaattttaacgagatattatcgcgtacttgtttcggtccaaaaaatccatgtagcatgtatcattgagtgtcaagacacagcagtgaatagccacagccaaatttttggaggattttatgggtgaaacagagTCATATAACAAtgacgcgatgcagaaatcgcagacaacaaggagtggttgagattttcttttccatatagttacccttttaaatgttatttttcattttttctttgtttggatcgattatttatcatctaacataacgGGGAAAatccgacagtaacaaaaaaaaaaaaaaatacaattaagcgatagttatgaggtagatattcgtgacttttttacagaagccaaatttttcattgtgacgtaatttgtttaaaactttaaaatatgcgagtgaataattttttaaagttttttttttcaactaaatattagacatcaattaatgattctaagttacaaaatgacagacattttggataataaatacaaatacttaccttctttttattgctaggttgaaacaaaagcggttgcgccacgtctgtaaacgggggtttttagggtaaaacggacaaattaaaaataatttgggggcttaatgcaccatgaatctgctatggcagcatatagacatattgttctatcaaacacaaaagttgttttggcttaaaatactgcagtttcttttaaagaggagtgcaaaggcagaaactgcttttttagtcttgtctgtgttttcggccatatacttaaacatctgcagaaatgcaaggggtgtactcacttttgtgacacaTTGTACATGCTAcaccgagtttttggaacgaaacaaggtaagtacgcgataatatctcgttaaaatcatggtgtcgttaattatgctctctcatgctctcacttcAAGTTACtggaaagccacaaaaagacataCATTGCAGTCGAACGCTAGCACGAGAACTATGGACACAGCAGGCAAACTGACTAGCGTGCTGTCCATTATCTTGTCGGCCGATGCTTAATTCATAAAGCCTAGTTCCGAGGCTTCAAGGCCAAATACAATAAATAGACagtgttatgtactcacatttatatgttcccTTTATGCATGTGGAGCCTTTTACACTCAGTATCTCGCGttcacattctttaatcataattgaaaaaatattataatgCCCACTGCGAAAATTGAAATATTATAGTATTGGAATTAACCCCTCAAATTCCCctggaaatgtttttctttGCACAGATTAAAGTCAAGCCAAATCAAAAACTATGCAGTAAAGTTGTCATTAACTATACAGCTAAATCCCTGTTTATTTATAAGTTTAtttacacaataaaacacagggctaaattaaatcTGCATTTACTCACACACCAATTTCCTTTATTATTGCATGTCCAACTACATGTCTTAGTGCATGCATATTGGTGTCcaaaaccattttttttaaaatgagaaactttCAAAGGTTTCAAAAACGTCTATTTTTCGCTCACCTTATTTGACTtacttttaaggtgtcaaaaaatgtcctcctgttcaaaaattttcttaccccagaaaatacagattttaagctttccaatgatgcacatgcatatcagacaattttgaaatttggccaaattggggctctcagagcggaacatcaagtcacctcagtgttttccgctatacagtatatattttaacgATGTGatgcattttgggacattttgtaATTATAAGCGTACAATTTGTGACTGTGTTCTCTTCTAAGGTATGAAAATGTAAATTCTACATATTGTTgtgctatttgtttattttaatatCAATATACAATCAtatgtttttattcatgttCATGTTGGAGTTATTTTATTGAGACAGATGCGAGGAGAAGACTGAAATGACATGTTTTTGAATGTGAGTCCACCAGTTCATTTTCTTGCACTGTGTTGCCGAAATAAATGCCAGTTTTTGCAGTCCTTTTGAGTGTCTGTGAAGTTTGGACCAACAGTCATGTAGAGCTGCAACCCGTCACTTGGATATTATGACTTGTAACATACTCTGTATGATATCTCTTTTGACTCTGCAACATttccttattattattttatcttttttttttttttttttttttttaaatattttaagattTCCATAATTTACTATTTTGCATTTTTACTATATGCACTGTAAAGAGCTGCTCGATTTCATTGTACAattgtacaatgacaataaatgcattcattcattcatgactGCCAAAATGATACATAATAATGACTAGTGTGAGGAATAATGATTTGACCCTGtcacaaattatttaactttagTATCTAATTATGCAGATTTTTTAACTGAGAACTGCACCATCTAACCAATTATGTTTATAGTTTCCACTAAACATTGCAACAACCAGATAGTCAACGAAATGGAGAAATTGTTCAATAAACAGGAAGATGTTTATTCAGCTGTCTTTTGCCAAAGCAATTTACATGAAACAAGCACCATCACACAGTTGCTTGTGATAAGTCATATAAAATGAATACACCAAAAGGTCAGTATTTGGCATAGGTCTGTGACATTGAAAGCATGCCTGTGCTTAGTGTgtatgtattcataaatgtggtGCTTGACCTTGAGCGTATTAAGAAATGTGTTTACATGAGAGAAAGAAAGAGTCCAGCCATTGTGTTGCTAGAAAGTGCATCAGTTAGGCTTCTGCTTCTTGAGGGTTTATAATGTAGATACTTGCACTGGAAGAAAATTGATACTTTATAAAGTGTGAATATATTGTCTAGACCTGACAGGTATAAAAGAGGTCAGTTTGACAGGACAGCTGGCCCAGAATTTAGTTCTTACTGAAGCTTTCCATGATGGCTGCGCAGATGGCTTGGAATTTTTCCTTTATCTCGCCAAACATGGGACTGATCTTCTCTGTCAGTGCAGTGAATTCATCTCCATTCATGGATTGTATTTGACCTTTGGCTTTCATAATTTGGTCTTTATATTCATCCACATATGGGCTAACAGCTTGTTTTAGGGCCTCAGTGTTTTCACCGACCTTCACTCTCACAGCTTCAATTATGGGCATTAGAGCACTCTTGGTCTCCTCAACGTTTGTAGCTATCTTTGTTCTCAGGTTTTCCATAATGGGCTCCAGCTTTACTCTCAGATCCTCCATTTCAGCCGCATGCTTAGCCTGGTATTCGCTAATGACAGGCGAAAGAACTTCACTGTATTCTTCGATGTGCTTATTAATGACTGCGTTGAGGTTGGCTTTCATTGGTTCAAGTTGCGTCTGCAAAGCAGCTATATCAGCCTCAACTTTGTTTCTGAAATCCTGAGTAGCCTCTGCAATTGTCTGAACCACATTGTCCGTTAAGGGAGAAACTTGCGCTTGCATGGCTTTGAGCTTAGTGTGGAGTTCATCAATACCTTCAGCAATCTTAAGCCTGAATAAGAACAGAGAAGAGGAGAAGAATACCTTTTTA encodes:
- the LOC130917213 gene encoding T-box transcription factor TBX1 isoform X1; the protein is MHSLWQQFDQLGTEMIVTKAGRRMFPTFQVRISGMDPASEYVLLMDFIPVDDKRYRYAFHSSSWLVAGRADIAAPSRMHFHPDSPARGAQWMKQTVSFDTLKLTNNLLDDNGHMILNSMHRYQPRFHVVYVDRAPNSHLNAHRNFCSFSFPETRFMAVTAYQNHRITQLKIASNPFAKGFRTTDTQDWGDISKTIGVWHSPEERTDVTKTVRNRDVKESKSESKNIFLLYMIFNNNTLHIMLHHSAQEVSQLMEHSGNYCNFTNAVVASNNGDIAFGTPSCFLNPLSSYWDCARSNQSNNQL
- the LOC130917213 gene encoding T-box transcription factor TBX1 isoform X2, encoding MHSLWQQFDQLGTEMIVTKAGRRMFPTFQVRISGMDPASEYVLLMDFIPVDDKRYRYAFHSSSWLVAGRADIAAPSRMHFHPDSPARGAQWMKQTVSFDTLKLTNNLLDDNGHMILNSMHRYQPRFHVVYVDRAPNSHLNAHRNFCSFSFPETRFMAVTAYQNHRITQLKIASNPFAKGFRTTDTQDWGDISKTIGVWHSPEERTDVTKTVRNRDVKESKTQEVSQLMEHSGNYCNFTNAVVASNNGDIAFGTPSCFLNPLSSYWDCARSNQSNNQL
- the LOC130917214 gene encoding apolipoprotein A-I-like, encoding MKFATLALTLLLAIGSQAASLQADAPMPLQHARAVVDLYVTQIKESAKRALNNLDGTEYEGYKLKIAEGIDELHTKLKAMQAQVSPLTDNVVQTIAEATQDFRNKVEADIAALQTQLEPMKANLNAVINKHIEEYSEVLSPVISEYQAKHAAEMEDLRVKLEPIMENLRTKIATNVEETKSALMPIIEAVRVKVGENTEALKQAVSPYVDEYKDQIMKAKGQIQSMNGDEFTALTEKISPMFGEIKEKFQAICAAIMESFSKN